A genome region from Chlorobaculum tepidum TLS includes the following:
- a CDS encoding sodium:solute symporter family protein: MAQLTPLDISFIAGYLLLTLLVGLFFSRRASENVGEFFLSGRKLPWWIAGTGMVATTFAADTPLAVAGFVAKNGIAGNWVWWTFVSGGMLTVFFFARLWRRANILTDLEFIELRYSGKAASFLRGFKAVYFGLFINAVIIGWVNLAMFKIIKIMIPGLDPQLTIVGLVIFTAIYSGMSGLWGVSITDAVQFVIAMAGCIILAVLAVNSPQVTAAGGLKQALPDWMFDFFPSFSSTVNTSATGAYALPFTAFAAMAFVQWWASWYPGAEPGGGGYIAQRMMSAKDEKNSLLATLWFTIAHYCVRPWPWIVVGLASLVMFPNLPAGQKEDGFVHVMNAVLPAGLKGLLIAAFMAAYMSTLSTHLNWGTSYLINDLYKRFIKREAEQNHYVLMSRIVTAVTAIFALYITFYVLETITGAWEFIIQCGAGTGFVLIMRWFWWRLNAWSEITSMVAPIVAYSYINQFTTIVFPESIYIIVLFTITCTLAVTWLTKPTDREKLHAFYRTTRVGGALWKPVADEMPDVKGDTGFPALFADWFFGIVLVYATLFGTGKLIFGEPVAAALYYAAGALAGVMIYRDLSKRNWKTFD; the protein is encoded by the coding sequence ATGGCACAACTCACCCCTCTGGACATCTCATTCATTGCGGGGTACCTGCTGTTGACCCTGCTGGTCGGCCTGTTCTTTTCGCGACGGGCTTCTGAAAACGTCGGCGAGTTCTTCCTGTCAGGCCGCAAGCTGCCGTGGTGGATCGCTGGCACCGGCATGGTTGCCACGACGTTCGCTGCCGATACGCCGCTTGCCGTCGCCGGATTTGTGGCCAAGAACGGCATCGCGGGCAACTGGGTGTGGTGGACGTTCGTTTCGGGCGGAATGCTCACCGTCTTCTTCTTCGCCCGGCTCTGGCGGCGGGCAAACATTCTGACCGACCTCGAATTCATCGAGCTGCGCTACAGCGGCAAGGCTGCGAGCTTTCTGCGCGGCTTCAAGGCGGTCTATTTTGGCCTCTTCATCAACGCGGTGATCATCGGGTGGGTAAACCTCGCCATGTTCAAGATCATCAAGATCATGATCCCCGGCCTCGACCCGCAGCTCACCATCGTGGGGCTGGTGATTTTCACGGCGATCTACTCCGGCATGTCGGGCCTCTGGGGCGTCTCAATCACCGACGCCGTGCAGTTCGTCATCGCGATGGCTGGGTGCATCATCCTCGCCGTGCTGGCGGTCAACTCGCCGCAGGTCACGGCGGCTGGCGGCCTCAAACAGGCGCTGCCGGACTGGATGTTCGACTTTTTCCCCTCGTTCTCCTCAACCGTCAACACATCGGCGACCGGAGCCTACGCCCTGCCCTTCACGGCCTTCGCGGCGATGGCGTTCGTGCAGTGGTGGGCGTCGTGGTATCCGGGCGCGGAGCCGGGCGGCGGCGGCTATATCGCCCAACGCATGATGAGCGCCAAGGACGAAAAAAACTCGCTGTTGGCGACGCTCTGGTTCACCATCGCGCACTATTGCGTTCGCCCGTGGCCGTGGATCGTGGTCGGTCTGGCGAGCCTCGTGATGTTCCCCAATCTTCCCGCTGGGCAGAAAGAGGACGGCTTCGTGCATGTCATGAATGCCGTGCTACCCGCCGGCTTGAAAGGCCTGCTCATCGCAGCCTTCATGGCAGCTTATATGTCCACCCTTTCGACCCATCTGAACTGGGGCACGAGCTACCTCATCAACGACCTCTACAAGCGCTTCATCAAGCGGGAGGCTGAACAGAACCACTACGTCTTGATGTCGCGGATCGTCACTGCGGTGACGGCTATCTTCGCGCTTTACATCACGTTCTACGTGCTGGAGACCATCACCGGCGCGTGGGAGTTCATCATTCAGTGCGGCGCGGGCACGGGCTTCGTGCTCATCATGCGCTGGTTCTGGTGGCGGCTCAACGCCTGGTCAGAGATCACTTCGATGGTCGCGCCGATCGTGGCCTACAGCTACATCAACCAGTTCACCACAATCGTCTTCCCCGAATCGATTTACATCATCGTCCTCTTCACGATTACCTGCACCCTTGCGGTCACCTGGCTCACCAAACCAACTGACCGCGAGAAGCTGCACGCCTTCTACCGCACCACCCGCGTTGGCGGCGCGCTCTGGAAACCGGTGGCCGACGAGATGCCCGACGTCAAGGGCGATACCGGTTTCCCCGCCCTCTTCGCCGACTGGTTTTTCGGCATCGTGCTGGTTTACGCCACACTGTTCGGCACCGGCAAGCTGATCTTCGGCGAACCGGTGGCCGCCGCGCTCTACTACGCCGCCGGCGCATTGGCAGGCGTGATGATCTACCGCGACCTGTCAAAGAGAAACTGGAAAACCTTCGATTGA
- a CDS encoding carbohydrate kinase family protein, producing the protein MSLLVIGSLAFDDIETPFGRSDNTLGGSSTYIALSASYFTDEPIRMVGVVGSDFGKEHFDLLHAKNIDTRGIQVIEDGKTFRWAGRYHYDMNTRDTLDTQLNVFAEFDPHVPQYYRDSKFVCLGNIDPELQLKVLDQIDDPKLVVCDTMNFWIEGKPEELKKVLARVDVFIVNDSEARLLSGDPNLVKTARIIREMGPKTLIIKKGEHGALLFTDNGIFAAPAFPLESIYDPTGAGDTFAGGFIGHLARCGNTSEAEMRKAVLYGSAMASFCVEQFGPYRYNDLDLLEVDDRYQSFLELSRIED; encoded by the coding sequence ATGTCACTTCTTGTCATTGGATCCCTCGCTTTCGACGACATCGAAACTCCATTTGGCCGCTCTGACAACACCCTCGGCGGCTCATCGACCTACATCGCGCTTTCGGCGAGCTACTTCACCGACGAACCGATCAGGATGGTCGGCGTCGTAGGTTCCGATTTCGGCAAAGAGCACTTCGACCTGCTCCACGCCAAGAACATCGACACCAGAGGCATCCAGGTCATCGAGGATGGCAAGACCTTCCGCTGGGCTGGCCGCTATCATTATGACATGAACACCCGCGACACGCTCGACACGCAGTTGAACGTCTTCGCTGAGTTCGACCCCCATGTACCGCAGTACTACCGCGACTCCAAGTTTGTCTGTCTCGGCAATATCGATCCCGAGTTGCAGCTCAAGGTGCTCGACCAGATCGACGATCCGAAGCTGGTCGTGTGTGACACGATGAACTTCTGGATCGAGGGCAAGCCAGAAGAGCTGAAAAAGGTGCTTGCACGGGTCGATGTCTTCATCGTCAACGACAGCGAAGCTCGCCTGCTCTCCGGCGATCCAAATCTTGTCAAGACCGCACGCATTATCCGCGAAATGGGTCCGAAAACCCTCATCATCAAGAAGGGTGAGCATGGCGCGCTGCTCTTCACCGACAACGGCATCTTTGCCGCTCCGGCCTTCCCGCTCGAATCGATCTACGACCCGACCGGCGCGGGCGACACCTTCGCAGGCGGCTTCATCGGCCACCTTGCCCGCTGCGGCAACACCAGCGAAGCCGAAATGCGCAAAGCGGTGCTTTACGGCAGCGCCATGGCCAGCTTCTGCGTCGAGCAGTTCGGCCCCTATCGCTACAACGATCTCGACCTCCTCGAAGTGGACGACCGCTACCAGAGCTTCCTGGAACTGTCGCGCATCGAAGATTAA
- a CDS encoding alpha-amylase family glycosyl hydrolase, with product MVDPFDYFIDTISTIKASATVMPDTTEMSGQNWSASATVYNLFVRYNAAFDHDRDGHIRTEPLPCGFRETGTLLKAIAMLPYIKRMGVNTLYLLPLTSIGKINRKGELGSPYAIKNPYELDETLGEPVLDLPLEMQLKALVEAAHHLGMRVVFEFVFRTASIDSDWIGEHPEWFYWLRKEGNLASYGPPHFDHDTLARIYEQVDKHDFHELPEPDEAYRSRFAPTPEKITLGANGYIGTTADGGKCVIASAFSDWPPDDRQPPWTDVTYLKLHDSPRFNYIAYNTIRMYDEALEQPEFRAMKLWREIAGIIPHYRKEFGIDGAMIDMGHALPPELKASIVAEARKDAPEFAFWDENFDPSPKLKEEGFNAVFGSLPFVIHDVQYIKGLLNFLNRNGVAIPFFATGENHNTPRVCHTLAGREAGRRRALFLFTLGAVLPAMPFIHSGMEICEWHPVNLGLNFTDDDRQRFPAETLPLFAPAACDWENTNGLEPICDDIRKVLDIRSRHFDLIRCGDIGSIVQPYISDPALLTVMRKSGGRNLLFAGNSNFEEPVTGTMEFGQKKMELDELISGRTLMVSDHKLMLDFAPGQCVLFEIPSADEE from the coding sequence ATGGTCGATCCTTTCGACTATTTCATCGACACGATCAGCACGATCAAGGCATCGGCTACGGTCATGCCGGACACAACGGAGATGAGCGGCCAGAACTGGAGCGCATCGGCAACCGTGTACAACCTCTTCGTGAGGTACAACGCGGCCTTCGATCATGATCGTGACGGGCACATCCGCACGGAGCCGCTTCCATGCGGATTTCGCGAGACCGGAACGCTGCTCAAGGCCATCGCCATGCTGCCCTATATTAAGCGAATGGGCGTCAACACACTCTACCTGCTGCCGCTGACCAGCATCGGTAAAATCAACCGGAAAGGAGAACTCGGTTCTCCGTATGCGATCAAAAATCCATATGAGCTCGACGAAACGCTCGGCGAACCGGTGCTCGATCTGCCGCTGGAGATGCAGCTCAAAGCACTCGTCGAGGCGGCGCATCACCTTGGGATGCGGGTCGTGTTCGAGTTTGTCTTCCGCACGGCCTCCATTGACAGTGACTGGATCGGCGAGCATCCGGAGTGGTTCTACTGGCTCCGCAAGGAGGGCAACCTGGCGAGCTACGGTCCACCACATTTCGATCACGACACCCTCGCGAGAATCTATGAACAGGTGGACAAGCACGACTTCCACGAGCTGCCGGAACCGGACGAGGCGTATCGCAGCCGCTTCGCGCCAACGCCAGAAAAGATCACGCTTGGCGCGAACGGCTACATCGGCACGACAGCCGACGGCGGCAAGTGCGTCATCGCGAGCGCCTTCTCGGACTGGCCGCCGGACGACCGCCAGCCGCCATGGACCGACGTCACCTATTTGAAGCTGCACGATTCACCGCGCTTTAACTACATCGCGTACAACACGATACGGATGTACGACGAAGCGCTCGAACAGCCCGAGTTCCGCGCAATGAAGCTCTGGCGGGAGATTGCAGGCATCATTCCGCACTACCGCAAAGAGTTCGGCATCGACGGCGCGATGATCGACATGGGCCATGCCCTGCCGCCGGAACTGAAGGCATCCATCGTGGCTGAAGCTCGCAAAGATGCGCCAGAGTTTGCCTTCTGGGATGAAAACTTCGACCCGTCGCCGAAGCTGAAGGAGGAGGGGTTCAACGCCGTGTTCGGCTCGCTGCCGTTCGTCATTCACGACGTACAGTACATCAAGGGGCTGCTGAATTTCCTGAACCGCAACGGCGTGGCGATCCCGTTTTTCGCTACTGGCGAAAATCACAATACGCCGCGTGTGTGCCATACTCTTGCCGGACGTGAAGCTGGACGCCGCCGAGCACTCTTCCTCTTTACACTCGGTGCGGTGCTTCCGGCCATGCCGTTCATCCACTCCGGCATGGAAATTTGCGAGTGGCATCCGGTTAACCTCGGCCTGAACTTCACCGACGATGACCGGCAGCGCTTCCCCGCCGAAACACTGCCGCTCTTCGCGCCCGCCGCCTGCGATTGGGAGAACACCAACGGACTCGAACCGATCTGCGACGACATCCGCAAAGTACTCGACATCCGAAGCCGCCACTTCGACCTGATCCGATGCGGCGACATCGGCTCGATCGTCCAGCCCTACATCTCCGATCCGGCACTTTTAACCGTCATGCGCAAATCGGGTGGCAGAAATCTGCTATTCGCTGGCAACAGCAACTTCGAAGAGCCAGTCACCGGTACAATGGAGTTCGGGCAAAAGAAGATGGAGCTCGATGAGCTGATTTCCGGGCGAACGCTGATGGTTTCCGATCACAAGCTGATGCTCGATTTCGCGCCAGGCCAGTGTGTACTGTTCGAAATTCCGAGCGCGGACGAAGAGTAA
- the truA gene encoding tRNA pseudouridine(38-40) synthase TruA: MARSKRTIKMQIEYDGTGYSGWQRQPGDVVTVQGEIERVLERIMQEPVSIDGAGRTDSGVHARRQVASFATCSPMPLGRLIYSANSLLPSTIRINAMRQAPESFHARFSATSREYRYFLLEHPSAIDSRFAGCSHGKPDVGAMNRLALMLIGTHDFAAFSKETPDQYGTLCTVTAARWYRSGRFHVFRIEANRFLRSMVRFLVAGMIEVGMGRLEEGAFARMLESGHRPPKLKPADAAGLFLWKVRY; encoded by the coding sequence ATGGCGAGATCGAAAAGAACCATCAAAATGCAGATCGAGTATGACGGCACCGGCTATTCGGGGTGGCAGCGGCAGCCGGGTGACGTAGTGACCGTGCAAGGCGAGATCGAGCGCGTGCTCGAACGCATCATGCAGGAACCGGTGAGCATCGATGGCGCAGGCCGAACCGACAGTGGAGTGCACGCGCGCAGGCAGGTAGCGAGCTTTGCGACGTGCTCGCCGATGCCGCTCGGCCGCCTGATATACTCGGCCAATTCGCTTTTGCCCTCGACGATCCGCATCAACGCCATGCGGCAGGCACCGGAGTCGTTTCACGCCCGCTTTAGTGCCACGTCGAGGGAGTACCGCTACTTTTTGCTCGAACATCCTTCAGCTATCGACAGCCGCTTCGCCGGATGCTCGCACGGCAAGCCGGACGTCGGCGCGATGAACCGGCTCGCATTGATGCTCATCGGAACGCACGATTTCGCAGCCTTTTCGAAAGAGACCCCCGACCAGTACGGGACGCTCTGTACGGTTACGGCAGCGCGCTGGTACCGTTCCGGTCGGTTCCACGTTTTTCGCATCGAGGCGAACCGCTTTCTGCGGAGCATGGTGCGCTTTCTGGTGGCCGGGATGATCGAGGTTGGAATGGGCCGACTCGAAGAAGGGGCGTTCGCCCGGATGCTCGAAAGCGGCCATCGCCCGCCAAAGCTGAAGCCTGCCGACGCGGCGGGACTGTTCCTCTGGAAGGTCAGGTATTGA
- a CDS encoding lytic transglycosylase domain-containing protein gives MRASRVSEMLDSLVTATYFQDDRFSSADRSGSAGYLPKEFIPQFSDSVYASRIAALASKSRFNLVYNDHVKGFIRLYAVDKRKMVSKVLGLTHIYFPLFDEVFRQYDIPPEMKYLAIVESALNPTAVSRAGARGLWQFMSGTGRMYGLQSSSFIEDRYDPTKATVAACQHLRDLYDMFGDWFLVLAAYNAGAGNVQRAIRRAGGAHDYWEIWPYLPQETRGYVPAFIAVTYVMNYYREHNIRPAQPGYLYSETAMVPVKQALTFEQLNETLGVSMDDLKFLNPQYKAGLIPAPASSPNMIRLPKQYVQLFLQKEQQIYAYKPEMVEEKERLYAMVQENDRQDVVFSSGRGQKTHVVGKRETLASVARKYGCSVSQIIDWNNLKSAKLRPGQRLVVFKVVNERFSRNASATKLKGKKGRLKSKASNAAGKSKVLKKSKSGKKAGKKSGTKKKRK, from the coding sequence GTGCGAGCCTCACGTGTTTCGGAAATGCTCGATAGCCTCGTTACGGCTACCTATTTTCAGGATGACCGGTTTTCTTCGGCGGATAGGAGCGGCTCCGCCGGGTATCTTCCCAAAGAGTTCATCCCCCAGTTTAGCGACTCTGTTTATGCGTCAAGAATTGCTGCGCTCGCCAGCAAAAGCCGCTTCAATCTGGTTTATAATGATCATGTAAAAGGCTTTATTCGGCTTTATGCCGTTGACAAGAGGAAAATGGTATCGAAGGTGCTTGGCCTGACGCATATCTATTTTCCGCTCTTTGACGAAGTGTTCAGGCAGTACGATATCCCTCCTGAAATGAAGTACCTCGCCATCGTGGAGTCTGCACTGAACCCCACGGCAGTGTCCCGGGCCGGCGCCCGTGGTCTCTGGCAGTTCATGAGTGGTACGGGCCGGATGTACGGATTGCAATCCTCTTCGTTCATTGAGGATCGCTATGACCCCACAAAAGCGACCGTGGCGGCGTGCCAGCATCTTCGTGATCTGTATGACATGTTTGGCGACTGGTTTCTCGTTCTCGCGGCCTACAATGCCGGAGCCGGCAATGTGCAGCGGGCGATCAGAAGAGCTGGCGGCGCTCACGATTACTGGGAGATATGGCCATACCTGCCGCAGGAGACGCGGGGTTACGTTCCGGCCTTCATCGCGGTGACGTACGTCATGAACTACTACCGCGAGCACAACATCCGTCCCGCCCAGCCGGGATACCTCTACTCAGAGACCGCCATGGTTCCGGTCAAGCAGGCGCTGACCTTCGAGCAGCTCAACGAGACGCTTGGCGTTTCAATGGACGACCTCAAATTCCTCAATCCCCAGTACAAAGCGGGCCTCATTCCTGCCCCTGCATCCAGCCCCAACATGATCCGGCTTCCGAAACAATACGTGCAGCTGTTCCTGCAAAAGGAGCAGCAGATCTATGCGTACAAGCCGGAGATGGTTGAAGAGAAGGAGCGTCTGTATGCCATGGTTCAGGAGAACGACCGGCAGGATGTGGTGTTTAGCAGTGGCCGGGGCCAAAAGACGCACGTGGTTGGCAAACGGGAGACACTCGCAAGCGTTGCTCGTAAATATGGCTGTTCGGTCAGTCAGATTATTGACTGGAACAATCTGAAAAGTGCAAAGCTGAGGCCGGGCCAGCGGCTGGTGGTATTCAAGGTGGTCAATGAGCGATTCTCCCGAAACGCATCTGCCACGAAACTCAAGGGCAAAAAAGGCCGACTGAAATCAAAGGCGAGCAACGCTGCAGGCAAAAGCAAAGTTCTCAAGAAAAGCAAGAGCGGTAAAAAGGCCGGTAAGAAGAGCGGGACAAAGAAAAAACGCAAATAA
- a CDS encoding ArsA family ATPase, with translation MRNIIFTGKGGVGKTSVAAATALKAADMGYKTLIMSTDPAHSLGDSLDIELGPSPVKVAENLWGQEVSVFGDLNLNWDVVREHFAHLMASRGIEGVYAEEMGVLPGMEELFSLSYIKRYNEEQKDFDLLVVDCAPTGETLRLLSLPETFGWFIKMIRNIEKYMVKPVIRPLSKKVKKLDDFVAPEEVYEKVDNLFSSTEGIIDLLADGTKTTMRLVMNPEKMVIKESMRALTYLNLYGITVDRITINRVMPDQSPDPYFQQWRNIQQKYIDQINSAFAPIPVAEVPLFNNEVVGLEMLRKVGEKVYGDENPLDIFFREDPINITKISDGHYKVRVKLPFMESMGLEPKIMKLGDDLTIRIGDYQKIVALPIFLAGMESTGASFDSGWLNIDFTKE, from the coding sequence ATGCGTAATATCATTTTCACCGGTAAGGGAGGCGTCGGCAAGACTTCCGTTGCAGCAGCAACCGCCCTGAAAGCAGCAGATATGGGTTACAAGACCCTCATCATGTCGACCGACCCGGCCCACAGCCTTGGTGACTCTCTCGACATAGAGCTTGGCCCTTCGCCCGTCAAGGTCGCGGAGAACCTCTGGGGACAGGAAGTGAGCGTTTTCGGCGATCTCAACCTGAACTGGGATGTGGTTCGCGAGCACTTCGCTCACCTGATGGCCTCGCGTGGCATTGAAGGTGTCTACGCCGAAGAGATGGGTGTGCTTCCCGGTATGGAGGAGCTGTTCTCGCTTTCCTACATCAAACGCTATAACGAAGAACAGAAAGATTTCGACCTTCTGGTCGTTGACTGTGCGCCGACCGGCGAAACCCTTCGCTTGCTGTCGCTGCCGGAGACCTTCGGCTGGTTCATCAAGATGATCCGCAACATCGAGAAGTACATGGTCAAGCCGGTGATTCGTCCGCTCTCCAAGAAGGTCAAGAAACTCGATGATTTCGTGGCTCCCGAAGAGGTCTATGAAAAGGTGGACAACCTCTTCTCTTCGACTGAAGGCATCATCGACCTGCTCGCAGACGGTACCAAAACCACCATGCGCCTCGTGATGAACCCGGAGAAGATGGTCATCAAGGAGTCGATGCGTGCACTGACCTACCTGAACCTCTACGGTATCACGGTTGACAGAATCACCATCAACCGCGTCATGCCCGACCAGAGCCCCGACCCGTATTTCCAGCAGTGGCGCAACATCCAGCAGAAGTATATCGACCAGATCAACAGCGCCTTCGCACCGATTCCGGTTGCCGAAGTGCCGCTGTTCAACAACGAGGTGGTCGGTCTGGAGATGCTTCGCAAGGTTGGTGAGAAGGTTTACGGCGACGAGAACCCGCTCGATATCTTCTTCAGGGAGGATCCGATCAACATCACCAAAATCTCCGACGGCCACTACAAGGTTCGGGTGAAGCTGCCATTCATGGAGAGCATGGGTCTGGAGCCGAAGATCATGAAGCTCGGTGATGACCTGACCATCCGTATCGGCGACTACCAGAAGATCGTCGCGCTTCCGATCTTCCTTGCCGGCATGGAGTCAACCGGAGCATCGTTTGACAGTGGCTGGCTGAACATCGACTTTACCAAGGAGTAA
- a CDS encoding 3-deoxy-7-phosphoheptulonate synthase, with amino-acid sequence MQQLQDLRVSRIITLSSPKALKEKLPVTEHIADTVYKARQEVENILTGKDSRMLVIVGPCSIHDIKAARDYASRLFALRKELESEFCIVMRVYFEKPRTTIGWKGFINDPHLNDTYDIEHGLFHARKLLIELNEMGLPAATEFLDPISPQYVADLISWAAIGARTIESQTHRQMASGLSMPVGFKNATDGRLQVAIDAIRSAMHQHSFLGIDQDGHSSVITTKGNPFGHLVLRGGSSKPNYDADSIAHAEKQLRKADLTPHLLVDCSHANSGKKCGNQLKVWADILAQKEQGNTSIVGVMIESNIFSGNQPFPVDPRELQYGVSITDECVSWEETERMLRDGAAFMKQVRSKA; translated from the coding sequence ATGCAACAACTACAGGATTTACGAGTTTCAAGAATCATTACTCTTAGCTCGCCAAAGGCACTGAAGGAAAAATTGCCCGTAACGGAGCATATTGCCGATACGGTCTACAAGGCTAGGCAGGAAGTTGAGAATATTCTGACCGGCAAGGACAGCCGTATGCTGGTCATCGTCGGCCCATGCTCCATTCACGACATCAAGGCGGCTCGTGACTATGCCTCGCGCCTTTTTGCTTTGCGCAAAGAACTCGAATCGGAGTTCTGCATTGTCATGAGGGTTTATTTCGAGAAACCACGGACGACCATCGGCTGGAAAGGGTTCATCAACGACCCTCATCTCAACGATACCTACGATATCGAGCATGGCCTGTTCCATGCCCGAAAGCTGTTGATTGAGCTGAATGAAATGGGCCTGCCCGCAGCCACGGAGTTTCTCGATCCGATCTCGCCGCAATATGTTGCTGACCTGATCAGCTGGGCAGCCATTGGCGCGCGTACCATCGAGTCACAGACTCACCGCCAGATGGCCAGTGGCCTGTCAATGCCGGTCGGTTTTAAAAACGCGACCGATGGGCGCCTTCAGGTGGCCATCGACGCTATTCGGTCGGCGATGCACCAGCACAGTTTTCTCGGAATCGACCAAGACGGGCACAGCAGCGTCATCACCACCAAAGGGAACCCGTTTGGCCATCTCGTGCTGCGCGGCGGCTCTAGCAAGCCGAACTACGATGCCGACAGCATCGCCCATGCTGAAAAACAGTTGCGCAAGGCCGACCTGACTCCGCATCTGCTGGTCGATTGCAGCCATGCTAACTCCGGCAAGAAGTGTGGTAATCAGCTCAAGGTCTGGGCCGATATTCTTGCCCAGAAGGAGCAGGGCAACACCAGCATCGTAGGGGTCATGATCGAGAGCAATATCTTCTCTGGAAACCAGCCTTTCCCGGTCGATCCGAGAGAGCTGCAATACGGCGTCTCGATTACCGACGAGTGCGTCTCTTGGGAGGAGACCGAGAGGATGCTTCGGGATGGAGCCGCATTCATGAAGCAGGTTCGCTCGAAAGCCTGA
- a CDS encoding YgaP family membrane protein, translated as MNIDKAVYAVAGFFVIASVLLSIYHNQNWLWFTGFVGLNLFQAAFTGFCPLAKILKAAGVKPGHAFE; from the coding sequence ATGAACATCGATAAAGCTGTCTACGCAGTTGCGGGATTTTTTGTTATCGCCAGCGTCCTGCTGTCCATCTATCATAACCAGAACTGGCTCTGGTTTACCGGATTCGTTGGATTAAACCTTTTCCAGGCAGCGTTTACCGGCTTCTGCCCGCTTGCAAAGATCCTTAAGGCTGCGGGTGTGAAACCGGGGCATGCATTTGAATGA
- a CDS encoding GNAT family N-acetyltransferase yields MSIEIRRVNTSRERKQFIKFAWKVYRKDPELNRNWVPPVISDYMKTLDTERYPLYEHADLAMFTAWKDGVMVGTIAAIHNHRHNEVHQDKVGFWGFFECVNDQKVADALFEAAAMWLKSKGLDTMRGPVSPSMNDQCGMLTKGYDSPPVFLMLYNPPYYNDLCLNSGHKIGQELLAWYIDQKMIDIGRLSRIAQHVLKREGLTVRDMDMKKYDSEVEKIREIYNKAWEKNWGFVPMTDKEFEFMAKSLKPLADPHFIYFVEDKNGKAIGFSLTLPDINQALKHVNGNPFTPWGLVKYLWYKRNISMFRTITMGVLPEYRNKGIDSIMNARISEYGGKYGLFASEMSWVLKSNEAMSKLAKVIGGVPYKEYVIYEKAI; encoded by the coding sequence ATGAGCATCGAAATCAGGCGGGTCAATACCAGCCGTGAGCGCAAACAGTTCATCAAGTTTGCGTGGAAGGTGTACAGAAAAGATCCTGAGCTGAACAGAAACTGGGTGCCACCGGTGATTTCGGACTACATGAAAACCCTCGATACCGAGCGCTATCCACTCTATGAGCATGCCGATCTGGCGATGTTCACTGCCTGGAAGGATGGTGTCATGGTTGGTACGATTGCTGCAATCCACAACCACCGGCATAACGAGGTTCATCAGGACAAGGTTGGATTCTGGGGTTTTTTCGAGTGTGTGAACGACCAGAAAGTGGCCGATGCTTTGTTTGAAGCGGCTGCCATGTGGTTGAAAAGCAAAGGTCTTGATACGATGCGGGGGCCCGTAAGCCCGTCCATGAACGACCAGTGCGGCATGCTTACCAAAGGCTACGACAGCCCGCCGGTGTTTCTGATGCTTTACAACCCGCCTTACTACAACGACTTGTGCCTGAACAGCGGCCATAAGATCGGTCAGGAGCTTCTTGCCTGGTATATCGATCAGAAGATGATCGACATCGGTCGCCTGAGCCGCATCGCCCAGCATGTGCTGAAGCGCGAAGGTCTGACCGTTCGCGACATGGACATGAAGAAGTATGATAGCGAAGTGGAGAAGATCAGGGAGATTTACAACAAGGCGTGGGAGAAGAACTGGGGCTTCGTGCCGATGACCGACAAGGAGTTCGAATTCATGGCCAAGAGCCTCAAGCCGCTGGCCGACCCGCACTTCATCTATTTCGTCGAGGACAAAAACGGCAAGGCCATCGGCTTTTCGCTGACGCTGCCCGACATCAACCAGGCGCTCAAACACGTCAACGGCAATCCCTTCACGCCGTGGGGTCTGGTTAAATACCTCTGGTACAAACGTAACATTTCGATGTTCCGCACCATCACGATGGGCGTGCTGCCGGAGTATCGCAACAAGGGGATCGACAGCATCATGAATGCGCGAATTTCTGAATATGGCGGAAAGTACGGTCTGTTCGCCAGCGAGATGAGCTGGGTGCTCAAGTCCAACGAAGCGATGAGCAAGCTCGCCAAAGTGATCGGTGGTGTTCCGTACAAGGAGTACGTGATCTATGAAAAGGCGATCTGA